aatgaaacaGGCGTCTTTTTGTCTCTTtttcgccatctccgggtttaagttgaatgtcaaaattgactaacttctcggtttatggccacaaccttctactgtacaagtgagaggcatgatttataatctagaattaacttcgaTCAACTCAGagccgatgcagcagctcaccggttcAGTATGTCAATAGCAGCATTAGctttgtgatcacggcgctgctaaaagtagttcctctgcgttagcgcttattataacaatattgctaatactttaatattcaggtcatgagctataaatggagtattgttggctctTTTCCTTAGTTTTTAGAAGGTTTTATGGGTACAACGGATTACccctattagctgcattgttgaCCTCGTACTTGCCGTAGTTTATGACTcagaatgctaaaaaaaaaagacaaacataccgtatttttcggagtataagtcgatccggagtataagtcgcaccggccgaaaatgcataataaagaaggaaaaaaacatatataagtcgcactggagtataagtcgcattttttggggaaatttatttgataaaatccaacaccaagaatagacatttgaaaggcaatttaaaataaataaagaatagtgaacaacaggctgaataagtgtacgttatattaggcataaataaccaactgagaacgtgcctggtatgttaacgtaacatattatggtaagagtcattcaaataactataacatatagaacatgctatacgtttacctaacaatctgtcactcctaatcgctaaatcccatgaaatcttatacgtctagtctcttacgtgaatgagctaaataatattatttgataatttacggtaatgtgttaataatttcacacataagtcgctcttgagtataagttgcacccccggccaaactatgaaaaaaaactgcgacttatagtccgaaagatacggtatgtgtttttgtcatacataaggattgtgaatgataggcaaaattccccaaaaagtgcagtttccctaaaGCTGCTGCTGTAACAAAAGAAGTCTCACACCTGACAAAAAATTCAATAATATTGCAACATGGGTCCAAGTGAACAAATCAAATTAAGTAAAATAACTCTCAAAGGCTGTCTTAACTTTCAGTTGGCAACGAGTGCTACTTCCTGTCACTTTGAGACCATTATTTTTGTATAATTCGGGGTTAAGAATACAGAATATATGCGCTCACAACTTCATTAACACTGGTGTGTGAAATTGGGACACGGCTGTAGACTTGCGTCATGTTACACATTTACGCACAGGCAGATTTACGGTCATCCTACTCGGAGAAGTTTTTAATCAGCTCCCGGGAGCCCCCGAGCCTGTTTAGCAGTCATAGCTCCCTTTCACAGTATTTTCCATCACACTGCTTTGCATTTCATAGCGTAGTAGGAAACATATTAGATGCACTCCCACAAGCCAAGTCAATATTTTACCACTTGTAAACACAGTGCCATCAAGGCTGAGGATGTATGCATGctggtttttgttgttgttgtttttttccattctTACCCCCTTTGTACAGCGGATATGAAATGTATATATTGGGAGTTTTGCTATCAAAATTGCTCTTCATTAGTCTCAAAGTTCAACGTGTTCAGACTTGACGGATGACTTGAATCCCATTAAGTCCTTTCCGGACGAACTGCAAGCATGCCCCTCGTACAAATTACAGTGGGCTTCAGGAAGCTCCCGGCGGGATACACAGTGCTCTGTTTTCCACACTTAATAGACTGCAATTTAGTACATAAACTAGATTAAAAGCGGTGGCCGTGCCGTCACATTTGGTGCCACTTTCATGTGGCTGCGATGGAGATTACAGACGAGGCATTGGCGGAGTGAAAAAGCAGACCGCATCTCATCAAATAAACTTGGAAAGAGATGAATAATTATGTCACACGCAAAGTAAATTCATGGAAACTGATGTGTAAGCTTTTGGCCACATAACATTTTCGCACAGAGTATTTACAGTGTCAGGGAGAATTACCTTGAGATAGTTTGAGTTGATAACGGTGTGCTCCCCCTCGTAGGCAATAATGACTTCATTGGTTAGCACCACAGGCCCGGAGAAGTAACTTTGTTTGAATATTTTGATCCTGAATGTGCCCTCCACTGAACGTCCTCCTGCTTTGAGCGTGAAGCTGAAGGCATCTTTAGACCTTTGACTTTCATAGTTATGTTCGTAGGACACAACACCCTTCTTCAAGTCCTCCTGGGTGAATTCCGAGGCCTCAACCCCGCTGACGATGATCCTGCCGTCACTTGGAGGGGACGTGACGTGAAACGCGATCTCACCGTCATGCTTGATGTCCATGTTGGACTCGGCACTCAGCAGCGTCGTGTCGAGGGTCATGGTGCCTCCGTGGTCAATGACGATCATGGTGTTGTTGACCACTCGGAGGTAGGCTTCGCTGGCTTGGATCTGCAGCAGAGCGGTTGTCTTGTGAAAGCCGTCGGACACTTGCAGCGAGAAGCGTTCTTGATCGGCTCCGTGATGAATGAAGAGGACCTTTTTAGCGCGCAGGTCGGCTTGTGTGAAACGGAAAAGGGATTGCGAGGGATTCAGCGCGGAGACAATGTTGCCAGAGAGGATTCCCTCACGAGAATAGACAATCTGGGATTCATTAAAACCTGCGTCGTCGTCCTTGAAGCAGATATAATCAGTCGTTAGTAGGCGCTGACCATGGCGGACCACGTCGAAAACCTTGTCAACAACCTGCAGGGGAGCGTGCTCGTTCTTGCTTTGGATTGATATCCTGAAAATGCCACTGATTGTTTCCTGAACCCCAAATTTGTCTGCGTCCTGATCAAACACAGTGAAGTGAAAGTCATCACTAACTGTCCTGGAACCATCATGCTGGTATATTAGCCTGTTGAGTTGGAGGTCTTCATTACTGAACACTCTAATCGCTCCCTCAAATCGAGGCTGACCAGGTGGGGACTCCCTTATGAGTCGCCCATGTTTCGGTTCTTGAGTGATCTGGTACATAAAATCTGTAAGGCTAGTTGATTCAATCCAAAGATGACTTTTGTCCACAACACCCTCACTACCATGTAGGACAATTAGCGCCTCATTGGTTAGAGTGGGGGCATCCGGATCAGCGAGGATGTTAATTGGGAATGTGTACAAAGGAGAGTACTGATCCTCTGCAAATACTTTGAACTGGAATTGATCTGTACTTTCCACAGCTTTTCGCATTGGGACTTTGTAGGTGATATAATTGTCCATAATGTCTCTCTGGGTAAAGGTATCTCCATCAGTCAAATCTACGTCCAGTAGCTGGAGACTACCCAGTGTCGGAGGCTTGACAAGGATGTACTTAACAGATTCAGGTTCTGAGTTTTTTCCTTTCACCTCTGCCTGAAGCTCAGTGGGTCCAATTGTTGCTTCCTCACCAGACTGCATTTCTAGTGGGACCAGTGTGGAGAGTTTCACAAGAGAAGGCATGATCTTGACTAAGAATGTGTTATTCCACAGGGAGAACTTTCCCAGGTGTGTGTCAAACTGAATCCTTTCCTCGACAACATCTTCTTGGTCACTTGAATCCGTGCTGATGTACCTAAGGTGGTTTTGATCCAGATCGGATTGCTGAAACGAATTCACTGGCTTCCACATGCCATCACCTGTCATTATTTTCAGTTCCCCAAACATCAGCGGCTGTGTGATGTTATAAATAACATCTCCATTACGAGGGTGTGTTAGGACAGCCAAGTTGTTAATACCAATTGAAGCGTTGCTACCTTGAGCCAAGGCAAGGCCAGTATTGGTTACTATTGTCATGTGTGGCTGCGTCAAAGCCAGTTTAAAAGTTGCAGAGTGGCTGACAGATTGTCTGTCCGATACTTCTAGGGTTATTGAATCAGCTTCACCTCCTTTGTGTACATAATAGATGTTCCCTTCCTTAAGTTCCCTGCAAGTGAACTCTGTGAGCCTTCGTCCTGGCTCCTGCTTGTTCTCAAGGTAACCTGCTTCCATGGTAGGCTCTGAGGTGACAATTACCACTAAGTTGTCACAGCGGGTGTCAGAATCCGTGATTTTGATTAAGCTGGAGCTCAAGCGAGTCCTGCCGTTCTCTGTAATGGTGATTTCTCCTCCGCTCAGTTGTGGTATGTCATTGACGGGAAGGATTTCAACTGGTACCACGTAACTCTGCGATGTTTTAAGACATTCTGGAAGGTAGCTGTTACTGCTAGCAACCACATCCAGGTGAATTCTATCTGCGTGCCTTTCATGCCCATCGTGCATGTACTTGATTTTCTGGTTGACAACGTCCAAAAGAGTGAATTTTTGTGTGCGCTTTGTGTTGATATTCATATCAACCACACCATACCAGGGGTCGCTCTTGAGAGAAAAGACAATCTGCGACTGACGCATCCCTGCAGCGCTGAGGTCAAAGGTTGGACTGAGGTTGTCCACGGTAAGAATAACTTCTCCCCCTTCAGGTACAAGCAGCGGCGTAACCTCAAGGAGCTTAGTTACGTTTTTGAATACCTCTGGCATGTCGTCTGTTGGGTAGCAATGCGATTCAGTTGTCTCAATATCCACGTAGCGGGTGCGGGGCGGTGGGGAAGTTGTCGTTGCATCAGTGTCATAATAACTAGAGTAGTCATAGTCCTCTCCTTCACATTTAACGTGAACATCTTTGGTTACCAGAGCATCCTGGAGGCTCCTATCCTTCTGATTGACTTTGATCTCGCCCAAGCATCCGATAAAAGACTCCGCGGTCATCTCGTCCTCTGCACGGTTCAGTGACCCACTCTCACGAAAGAGATCCTTCATTTTAGCCTGGATGCCTCCTAAATACAAGTTTCCTACCAAGTCCAGTTTTTGTGACGAGTCAAGAGGTAGGGAGACTACCTCGCTGTCGACATTAACATCAAACGATTCCTGACTGACCTGCACCTTAACTCTGTGCCACTGATCGTCATCCAGCTGCACCTTTGTGTTCTCAAGCACCTCCATGCCCTTTCCGTAATCCAGCAAACCTTTCAGGTAGCCTTTTACAATGCCAAGAGCAATGAAGTCGCTCTCTCTCCCAGGGTGGAAAACGAGAAGGGCGTCCTCAATGGTGGTTTTCATGAGGAACTCCAAAACTCTCGGTGCTCCGCTTGCACCACTCCAAGTGGGAAAGGAGACAAAAGAATCAGGAGTGCTGAAACTGGTCGCCTCTCCATCACCCGCTTCAAACTCACTGCTGCAGGATCCCTTTGTGTCGTGGCATTGTTTAAACAGTGTGCTGAGAATGTCAAAGTCATGGGACTCAAATTTGACGTCAGTCATGCATCCTCGGAAAGGTGGAATGGCGTTGCTAAGGTAGGGAGCGTCAAGATCTCCGGCACCTCCGAGCCAAATACCCAGGTCAATGTTAAGCTGCTCCCCGTCTATGCTCACAGGGACGTAGGTGGAGAAGAGCTCGTCAACTGTCATGGTGAGCTTGGCGTCTTGAAGTGTAAGGGAGACTTTGTGCTCTAGAAGATTGTTCAGCTGGAGACCTTGTGAGGATGACAGGGTCACCTCACCCGCCCCCAGGTTCATCCGAGCCTACAGGGAAATGAAATATATCAAATTACCATTGCATTATACACAGTGATTTACTTGCTTGCCTCTCTTCCATTTGACCTACTCACCTGTATTTTTCCATTCTGGAGTTCAATGAACAGGTAGTCCTCCATTCCGGCAGCCAGTAGCAACAGGCCGCTTCTGCGACTTGTCTTCATCTGTAGTGACACATGGAAGGTGGATATATCTTGGAAAGCTTGGATGTTGCAGAAGCTGTCCCCAAAGTAGGATTCTATAAGGAAAAAGATGTTGCAATTGGTTATTTAGGGCTGCAGTCATGGTCCCATGTCAACAGAGGAGCCAGATACATTCTATTGGGGTTATGACACTTTTTAGGTTCCTCCAGCTGTTCCAGAGAGGCTCATCTGGCATTAAGTATTTCATCACTAAGATACCAATTACAACTTATTATGAGTTTTCATGCAGATATGGAATATTCTGGTGCAGCTGCTTAGTTGATATGCTTCCAATGGGATGCAAATTCCGCCTTCTAACTTGGACTGTGCTCTCCGTGGTCCTCAGCAAATGCAGTAAACCATGAAGGAAGTCAATTATTTCCCATTGCACATAGGAGATTATGCTGGACGGCCGCCAAGACAACCATTTCCTCAACATGGACTTCCCCTTAACTGTTGTGAGATGTACATAGAGGGGCGGGGGTTTCCAGGAGTCATCTCCCGATACAGAGGCTCTTTAGGTCAAACTGAAGGTCCCTGGTTCTAAATTAGTGGATTTTTGGAACAGTGATGCAAAGATAGACACTAATGTGTCAAAGTTAGGACTTTCCCATGAGTTCCTGAGGCCCAAAATATTCCTTCAACATCAACAACAGGGTTGGCCTGCTGCCACGGCTGACATTCCTGATACAGCAGACTACAATTGGGACAATAAGTAGAAAAGATGCCAAACAAAGAACTTTATAACTGGATAAAGTATTTTTCTCGTCGTGGGAAGAAGTGATTGTGCTTTTTTGCCTGTGCTGCATCGTCATCAATTACTAAACAACAGAGTGTCCTTTTTAGTTCCTTATCCTTTCAATGAACCCTCACAGCTCAGCAGCTAGAATGGCAAATATAAACCAGGACAATCACTTTCATTTGCTGTCAGCAAGGACAGACGGAAGCAAAGCCTCCATCGTCACACCATTCCTTGGGAGATTTGACTAAGAGGCATCTGGTTCAGCTTCCAAGGCAAGTCGAGCCAAATACTCAGTGACTCCTCATCACACATTGTAGCACAGGAGCAATCTTCTACCGCCGAGCAAAACTAATGTTCCTGCCTCCCCAAAATAAATATCGGAGTCGACACCACATGTTGAACTGTAATTGACAGGATATTGAGTACAAATAAATGGATAATTTCAATAAATGTTGCAAGTGACAACATATGGGTTCCGTTACTATTAAGTACAGTGGTAGCTCAGGACACGAGTTTAATGTGTTCTGTAACGCAGTCCGTACTGCAAGAAATTGTCACGCACTTACTGTAAATGaactgaaatcaatttaatctgtTTTGTCTcccaaaaacagcacaattttaacacgtAACATGGCCTTTAAAAAGAAAAGCTAACttttatataagaaatattgtatacaaTCAACACAatatactacaaacaactacagtatctTTATGAAGTACTGTCATAAaaatgtacagcatttatcttGGAGAACAGACTCCTactgtgcaccaacccaaaaaacctccctcccccattcacaatcattcacacaaaagggttgtttctttctgttattaatattctggttcctacattatatatcaatatatatcaatacagtctgcaagggatacagtccgtaagcacacatgattgtgcgtgcttctggtctactaatagtactaacttttaacagttcatttcactaattttcattaattactagtttctatgtaactgtttttatattgttttactttcttttttattcaagaaaatgtttttaatttattt
This is a stretch of genomic DNA from Nerophis lumbriciformis linkage group LG29, RoL_Nlum_v2.1, whole genome shotgun sequence. It encodes these proteins:
- the cspg4 gene encoding chondroitin sulfate proteoglycan 4: MRAPQFALVGAVLTLLSLAGPGHGESYFGDSFCNIQAFQDISTFHVSLQMKTSRRSGLLLLAAGMEDYLFIELQNGKIQARMNLGAGEVTLSSSQGLQLNNLLEHKVSLTLQDAKLTMTVDELFSTYVPVSIDGEQLNIDLGIWLGGAGDLDAPYLSNAIPPFRGCMTDVKFESHDFDILSTLFKQCHDTKGSCSSEFEAGDGEATSFSTPDSFVSFPTWSGASGAPRVLEFLMKTTIEDALLVFHPGRESDFIALGIVKGYLKGLLDYGKGMEVLENTKVQLDDDQWHRVKVQVSQESFDVNVDSEVVSLPLDSSQKLDLVGNLYLGGIQAKMKDLFRESGSLNRAEDEMTAESFIGCLGEIKVNQKDRSLQDALVTKDVHVKCEGEDYDYSSYYDTDATTTSPPPRTRYVDIETTESHCYPTDDMPEVFKNVTKLLEVTPLLVPEGGEVILTVDNLSPTFDLSAAGMRQSQIVFSLKSDPWYGVVDMNINTKRTQKFTLLDVVNQKIKYMHDGHERHADRIHLDVVASSNSYLPECLKTSQSYVVPVEILPVNDIPQLSGGEITITENGRTRLSSSLIKITDSDTRCDNLVVIVTSEPTMEAGYLENKQEPGRRLTEFTCRELKEGNIYYVHKGGEADSITLEVSDRQSVSHSATFKLALTQPHMTIVTNTGLALAQGSNASIGINNLAVLTHPRNGDVIYNITQPLMFGELKIMTGDGMWKPVNSFQQSDLDQNHLRYISTDSSDQEDVVEERIQFDTHLGKFSLWNNTFLVKIMPSLVKLSTLVPLEMQSGEEATIGPTELQAEVKGKNSEPESVKYILVKPPTLGSLQLLDVDLTDGDTFTQRDIMDNYITYKVPMRKAVESTDQFQFKVFAEDQYSPLYTFPINILADPDAPTLTNEALIVLHGSEGVVDKSHLWIESTSLTDFMYQITQEPKHGRLIRESPPGQPRFEGAIRVFSNEDLQLNRLIYQHDGSRTVSDDFHFTVFDQDADKFGVQETISGIFRISIQSKNEHAPLQVVDKVFDVVRHGQRLLTTDYICFKDDDAGFNESQIVYSREGILSGNIVSALNPSQSLFRFTQADLRAKKVLFIHHGADQERFSLQVSDGFHKTTALLQIQASEAYLRVVNNTMIVIDHGGTMTLDTTLLSAESNMDIKHDGEIAFHVTSPPSDGRIIVSGVEASEFTQEDLKKGVVSYEHNYESQRSKDAFSFTLKAGGRSVEGTFRIKIFKQSYFSGPVVLTNEVIIAYEGEHTVINSNYLKVEQADILPTEMVFTIKEPPRLGHVVKLTNSSDGTDTPLLDYIHSFTQDDVQHGRILYVSASIQGLDGFTMDVSNGFTMLEDLRVTANIVPRLIPIQTFNFTVKEGLRHIVDDKVINISHPFYNSINIEFVVEEPPQHGEIRYKDGDEVTYFTWEEIKLGHIYYVHDSTESTEDSFTVSATAYEIERRSLPVTVSVIVRPVNDEPPRLTRNTGLEVLPGEEADITSSMLTTEDADTPTEALVYNLEATTGGMAAFKEFPEEAIANFTQAQIDKGEIIFIHEGEESGGFSFTVTDGQHTSPLYRFVVTARPLTISMVTQEELMVFPGTRQPITSANLGAVTNEDGNEISYSLVHPPRLGRLIMANDNNQMEEISRFSQTQLESGVIFYEHQMPEEPFWVVRDSVELNLSSQPAPDVRHLLPITVSYYATHSNISSQLWRNKGLEIVQGQRTTIDDSILDASNLLASLPESERAEADVVFEMKRFPDHGRITLGGQDLPRDAPYFMQEDVTLGELEYLHDDSGASFDSFTFKARLKSQGGSLSSPADSVVLEEIFNVSIKRRGSESPELVTIDMLLEVLQGSMAILTRKHLNTRDEDSLPDEVYFKVTKVPKNGHLVDAHTRDTISEFTQEMINNDQVGFESDGSLADGFVEFIVSDGEHNTEPHTLHIGVLARTLILDKAPEIKVKQGDDETIVTEEMLKATTGGPVEEDVLYKITSVPKYAAVMVDRQPTSAFTQKQIKEGRVSVRFVKSTSPRDSVAFVARSRAANVSSVLNITVQPLAKIAEDPLLPQDSLVQLDSKLLDATPLANKTRTSPTFTVIQQPKGARFVRSGGPGAGQPVDSFSQRDLDEGRVAVEIPKSSSGAQDEVTQEEARFLLKAHGVPPAECVLSFQTGPYNASGVYPATLLRVPSGTPSKDNNDVGGSPRATPESPLWKANKDQPQAEATTAPPSDTGSHKNPVVSRRGNVWSILIPILVILILLLLAALLAYYLVRKNKTGKHNVQTAATKPKNGEVAGTETFRKTDPANSIPMSDMDPKEADPELLQDCRTTTPALKKNQYWV